The following coding sequences are from one Eucalyptus grandis isolate ANBG69807.140 chromosome 11, ASM1654582v1, whole genome shotgun sequence window:
- the LOC104425726 gene encoding pentatricopeptide repeat-containing protein At5g48730, chloroplastic, translated as MELDVSQSSPTDGHGLTLEHSISSPSASTSSSDSYTPVQTQRARPIRASSSASDGAGELSLTDGARRRSRSGAVDAEKLREREARERKEEVNRKIASQKAVSVILRREATKALIEKKRGPTNSRKLLPRTVLEALHERITALRWESALKVFELLREQLWYRPNPATYVKLIVMLGKCKQPEKAHELFQAMIDEGCVANHESYTALLSAYSRSGLFDKAFLILEQMKSTRGCQPDVHTYSILIKSCLQVFAYDKVQDLLSDMEAEGIKPNTITYNTLIDSYGKAKMFAEMESRIAEMLRQPDCEPDVWTMNSTLRAFGGSGQIGTMEKCYEKFQSAGIQPNIRTFNILLDSYAKAGNYEKMSAVMEYMQKYQYSWTSVTYNVLIDAFGRACDLKQMEHLFRLMQSERIKPNCVTLCSLVRAYGQTGKADKIKGVLRFIDNSDVMLDTVFFNCLVDAFGRMECFAEMKDVLEMMKQKGCKPDKITYRTMVKAYSNSGMMSHVKELQALFESRWKSSTEDGEV; from the exons ATGGAGTTAGACg TTTCGCAGAGCTCCCCGACAGACGGTCATGGCCTCACTCTCGAGCACTCCATATCCTCACCGtccgcctccacctcctcctccgatTCCTACACGCCAGTGCAAACCCAACGCGCGAGGCCCATCCGCGCGTCGTCCTCCGCCTCCGACGGCGCGGGCGAACTCTCCCTGACCGACGGAGCGCGGCGGCGGAGTAGGAGCGGGGCGGTCGACGCGGAGAAgctgagggagagagaggctagagagagaaaggaggaggtcAACCGGAAGATCGCGTCGCAGAAGGCGGTATCGGTGATCCTGAGGAGGGAGGCCACCAAGGCCCTGATCGAGAAGAAGCGCGGGCCGACCAACTCGCGGAAGCTGCTCCCGAGGACTGTCCTCGAGGCTCTCCACGAGAGGATTACGGCTCTGCGATGGGAGTCGGCGCTCAAG GTTTTTGAACTGTTACGTGAGCAGCTCTGGTACAGACCAAACCCTGCCACCTATGTTAAGCTAATTGTCATGCTTGGGAAATGTAAGCAACCTGAAAAGGCTCATGAGCTCTTTCAAGCTATGATAGATGAAGGATGTGTTGCCAATCATGAGTCGTATACAGCGCTTTTATCTGCTTATAGTAGGAGTGGTCTCTTTGACAAGGCATTTTTGATCCTTGAGCAGATGAAGAGCACCAGAGGCTGTCAGCCGGATGTCCATACTTATTCTATCCTTATAAAATCATGCCTGCAAGTTTTTGCATATGATAAAGTGCAGGATTTGCTTTCTGATATGGAAGCTGAAGGCATTAAACCCAACACGATCACTTACAATACCCTAATTGATTCTTATGGGAAAGCAAAAAT GTTTGCAGAGATGGAATCAAGAATAGCAGAAATGCTACGTCAACCAGACTGCGAGCCTGATGTTTGGACCATGAACTCTACACTTAGAGCCTTTGGCGGCAGTGGACAAATAGGAACCATGGAGAagtgttatgagaagtttcagAGTGCAGGAATACAGCCCAATATTAGAACATTCAATATTCTTCTGGATTCATATGCAAAAGCTGgaaattatgagaaaatgaGTGCGGTGATGGAATACATGCAGAAGTACCAATACTCCTGGACGAGTGTGACATACAATGTTCTGATAGACGCATTTGGGAGGGCTTGCGATTTAAAACAGATGGAACATTTGTTTAGGCTAATGCAGTCAGAGAGGATTAAGCCAAACTGTGTCACACTTTGTTCACTTGTAAGAGCATATGGACAAACTGGGAAAGCTGATAAAATTAAAGGTGTTTTGCGGTTTATAGATAATTCAGATGTAATGCTAGATACAGTGTTTTTTAATTGCTTAGTGGATGCTTTTGGGAGGATGGAATGCTTTGCAGAGATGAAGGATGTGCTTGAGATGATGAAGCAAAAAGGATGTAAACCAGACAAAATTACATATAGAACCATGGTTAAAGCCTATTCAAACAGTGGAATGATGAGCCATGTGAAGGAACTACAAGCTCTCTTTGAATCGCGGTGGAAAAGTTCAACGGAAGATGGAGAAGTCTAG